CCTTCATCTGTGCCTTTGGTTTGATTGGAAACGTTCTGGTGATCGTCACCTACCTATTCTACAAGAGAACCAAAACCATGACTGATGTCTATCTCTTTAATGTGGCTGTGGCAGACTTGATTTTCGTGGTGGCCCTTCCATTCATCATTTACAATGAGCAGAACAGTTGGCTGATGGGCCCCGTGTCCTGTAAGCTGCTCATGTCAGCCTACAGTATCAACCTCTACAGTGGCATGCTGCTGCTCGCGTGCATCAGCAGTGATCGATACGTTGCCATAGTTCAAGCTCGACGCACCTTTGGCACACGCTCACGCAATCTGTTCTACAGCCGCCTGATCTGCTCAGCTGTTTGGGTGTTTGCAGTGGCTTTGACACTTCCCACATTCATCTACACTGAACGCTTTGAAGTGTGGAATCTCGGGGGTGACTCTGTGACTATCATGTGTCAGCTGTCTTTCAACAAAAGCGAAACAGCAAAGTTAATGAAGATCCTGGTTCCCAGCCTCCAAATGGCCATTGGCTTCCTGCTGCCTCTGCTGGTCATGATCATCTGCTACTCCTGTATCCTGTGCACTTTACTGAGAGCTCAGAGCAGCCAGAAGCATAAAGCCGTCCGTGTGGTTTTCGCAGTCGTTCTGGTCTTCATTATTTGCCACCTGCCCTACAATGTGGCCCTGCTGAGTCACACCGTGGCCCTTTTTACGGTGAGGAGCTGTGACATGGAAAAGCTGAAACTCCATGTGCTGACCATCTCCAGGAGTGTGGCCTACCTCCACTGCTGCCTCAATCCCATCCTCTACGCATTTGTCGGTGTCAAATTCAGGAGCCACTTCAGGCAAATAATGTTGGACCTGTGGTGTGTGAGCAAGAAGTACATTAGCTCTGCTCGCTCATCACGGGCCACCTCAGAAATTTTCGTGTCAGGCATCAAGACCTCAGATGCCTCCAACATGTCCTCATTCAGTGCATGAATGTCTTTTCAAAGGAGAAATTAGCAATATGAGTGATCCCACAACCGCTGATTTTctgaccttaacccataaagacccagtgctacttttatgtcacttcccaaatgaatttttctctccttttaacctttcttaattgattcatcaccattcataataatattatccactgtattttgcatttttcagtgaaaatctggtatttttctgtataaaaTTTGCTGATAATGTGGACGCTCATGAAAgctgagaataaagttgagggttatcatatccaaaacagagaaaatggaggaaaaagttacttttttagcaaagatttCAACAACTGAAAGCAAAAACAAGTGTCTGAAGTAAAAGTAagtaattttcagtaaaaatctatcattaattgaacataaaccaagtgtgtccatccactgtcactgatccagctccatgggttttactggtgaatcaatgttgtagaagatgacagtgtttccatgttcactgtggagcctctgaatgtccaaatgagtcatatttgatgaccatgaaaagatgacaaaatgcattttacaccagttatttcaaagtattgatatattcaatggttcagaagttattaaacattttacatcagtagatggttttggttgccaggggctgtttgggtctttaagagttaaaaatGAACGCAACCAATATAATGCTTTAAAACAGTAAAGAGCCAAAGTCACAGATACAGAAGCAGAGAAATCCTGACATTTCATCATAAGTTgtcaaaaaacatcaaaaacactGAACTTTATCCTCCCTTATGTCCTAAGTACCATTGATTCAAACTCCTTGCCCTCAATTTTTAAAACGGGTTTGTGGTACAACCTGTGAAAGTATTTCAGAAAACCACTAACCTGATGATGTCAGCAGGTTATCTTTTAAAAACTTGAAAAAGTCCCAAAGCCACAGTGATGACATCACAGCAGATATTACATCACAGTttcctctgcatttcacatgGATGATAACGGTATGTTATCTTACATGCAGGTGTGCTTCCAGTATCACTGTAAATACAACAGAAATTCTTTGATGAGAAAAACATCCATTCAACCTCAATAAACCTCATCTGTCGCCATTAATATATGAATACTGCATGAGCCATATCCTTAATGCAAAGCTATAAGTATGAATAATCGAATAATGGATAACTACCAGGAAGTGTCAATCGGTGATTCTGAAATTCTGCTAAAATTAAATAAACTGCATAAtctcactaaaagaaaaaaaaaagagtgaggataaagtgggttcagaaaatgaatgaatgaatctcacTAAAAGAATGCAGAACACATGTTCCTAAAAGAAGGAAAGAAGTGAGTCACAAAAATAGGACTTCAGTATTTGCATAGATTATTTTGTTTTCTCACATACCTCAGCTGTTAAATTATTAATcatcatcctcactagggtcaggggggcTGTTAAATCATACCTTATACAAATACATAGATATGCAGTATGTGCTAAAGATGCATTATCTACAAATCCAGAAGATAACAAAGCTCTGTTATCATTAATATTATGCCTTTAATCCAACATGGCTACTTTTCCCTAGTGGTGGCATTACACCTGTGACTGTATATgcatatttatgtacaaagcattGCTTTTGGCTCCATTTCTGAATTATGCATGTAAATATACAGTGTATGGAAATGACACATAGTacggcttattttgttcattttgcctcATCCTAATCTGTACAAATCTAAGAACCACATCGTTATGTTATACATTTATAAAGTTATATGTTGTGTATTGGACTAATGTGACTGTAATCTTTTGTTACTTTTCCTTCACAGCAATATCATTTATAAACTTGTTTCTGAATAaacattatgttaaaaaaaaaaaaaaaaatttcttggtCTCACT
This portion of the Sphaeramia orbicularis chromosome 22, fSphaOr1.1, whole genome shotgun sequence genome encodes:
- the ccr6b gene encoding C-C chemokine receptor type 6: MTTSTPDYDYNFTDPTDSPDEPCSFQAEPVEVIIQTYIHSFICAFGLIGNVLVIVTYLFYKRTKTMTDVYLFNVAVADLIFVVALPFIIYNEQNSWLMGPVSCKLLMSAYSINLYSGMLLLACISSDRYVAIVQARRTFGTRSRNLFYSRLICSAVWVFAVALTLPTFIYTERFEVWNLGGDSVTIMCQLSFNKSETAKLMKILVPSLQMAIGFLLPLLVMIICYSCILCTLLRAQSSQKHKAVRVVFAVVLVFIICHLPYNVALLSHTVALFTVRSCDMEKLKLHVLTISRSVAYLHCCLNPILYAFVGVKFRSHFRQIMLDLWCVSKKYISSARSSRATSEIFVSGIKTSDASNMSSFSA